A stretch of Metabacillus sp. FJAT-52054 DNA encodes these proteins:
- a CDS encoding NUDIX hydrolase: MTSKRGNVWLAAAGIVTDESNRWLVVKKKYGGLMGKWSLPAGFVDGNETIDQAVIREIYEETGVKAVIDGIVGVRSGVIKGQVSDNMIIFKLRAASNVIRIQEDELFEAAFIPYEQLKTDPDASLLITALAEKDIHPKLELFDQLDPGEQFQYSAYNLFL; this comes from the coding sequence ATGACAAGTAAACGGGGAAATGTTTGGCTGGCTGCCGCAGGTATCGTTACTGATGAATCGAACAGGTGGCTTGTTGTAAAAAAGAAATACGGCGGTTTGATGGGGAAGTGGTCCTTGCCGGCAGGATTTGTGGATGGAAATGAAACGATTGATCAGGCTGTAATCAGAGAGATTTATGAGGAAACAGGGGTTAAGGCGGTCATCGATGGAATTGTTGGGGTAAGATCCGGCGTTATTAAAGGACAGGTCAGTGACAACATGATAATCTTTAAACTGCGGGCAGCAAGCAATGTGATCCGCATCCAGGAAGATGAGCTCTTTGAGGCAGCATTTATTCCTTACGAGCAGCTGAAAACGGATCCGGATGCGTCTTTGCTGATTACAGCTCTGGCAGAAAAAGATATTCATCCTAAACTGGAGTTATTTGACCAGCTGGATCCTGGAGAGCAATTCCAGTACTCCGCATATAATTTATTTTTATAA
- a CDS encoding YuiB family protein has translation MILPVFIISIVLFFVLFFGIGFLLNMLLRMSWIMAIIYPVVCILIIDDTAAASYFTAPGESFPALLHKVVSLQGVDVTILISGLAGAICSGLVIQTLRKRGYQMF, from the coding sequence ATGATATTGCCGGTATTTATCATTTCAATCGTATTGTTCTTTGTATTGTTCTTTGGAATCGGCTTTTTATTGAACATGCTGCTTAGAATGTCTTGGATCATGGCCATTATTTATCCGGTTGTATGCATTTTAATTATTGATGATACAGCTGCAGCCTCTTATTTCACAGCACCGGGAGAGTCTTTTCCCGCCCTGCTTCATAAAGTAGTTTCTCTTCAGGGAGTAGATGTCACCATTTTAATAAGCGGTCTTGCAGGTGCAATTTGTTCTGGACTGGTTATCCAGACGTTAAGAAAAAGAGGATATCAAATGTTCTGA
- a CDS encoding 3D domain-containing protein, which yields MRKLGIWSRRFVMAMLFAGALAATFEGVSGVKARELTQDLYNKYTYQNEKDGSLRFFGLAMKFLPSDHHLAALTSSNSAVSKNDSLETAFDWEKYPKHKVLATGYTAGFESTGKNPGHPEYGITYSGVKVKRDLFSTIAADLTVFPIGTVLFIPDYGYGVVADKGAAIKGDRLDLYFNTVADVYKNWGKKELEVYVVKKGDGSFTEKELAKLNESESLQAFRQQYTKPKTGY from the coding sequence ATGAGAAAGCTTGGAATATGGTCGAGGCGTTTTGTTATGGCCATGCTTTTTGCAGGAGCATTGGCTGCAACGTTTGAGGGTGTCTCAGGCGTTAAAGCGAGAGAACTGACCCAAGACTTATATAATAAGTATACATATCAAAATGAAAAAGACGGATCTCTGCGTTTCTTTGGACTTGCTATGAAGTTTTTGCCATCAGATCACCATTTGGCGGCACTAACTTCTTCAAATTCAGCGGTGAGTAAGAATGATTCCTTGGAGACGGCTTTTGATTGGGAGAAGTATCCGAAGCATAAGGTTCTTGCTACCGGCTATACGGCGGGATTTGAGTCGACAGGTAAAAATCCCGGGCATCCTGAATATGGAATTACTTATTCCGGTGTTAAGGTGAAGCGGGATTTGTTTTCTACGATCGCTGCAGATTTAACTGTATTTCCGATTGGGACGGTGCTTTTTATCCCTGATTATGGATATGGCGTTGTGGCGGATAAAGGTGCAGCCATTAAAGGTGACAGGCTGGACTTGTATTTTAATACAGTCGCTGATGTTTATAAAAATTGGGGCAAAAAAGAACTTGAGGTTTATGTTGTTAAAAAAGGGGACGGCAGCTTTACGGAAAAGGAACTGGCAAAGCTGAATGAAAGTGAATCCCTGCAAGCATTCAGACAGCAATACACTAAACCGAAAACTGGATATTAA
- a CDS encoding YuiA family protein, which produces MAALKAEKRECPYCSGKGYFQLLLGGTETCDFCNGTGKKS; this is translated from the coding sequence ATGGCTGCATTGAAGGCTGAAAAGAGAGAGTGTCCATATTGCTCAGGTAAGGGATATTTTCAGTTGCTGCTAGGCGGTACAGAAACCTGCGATTTTTGCAATGGAACTGGAAAAAAGTCTTGA
- a CDS encoding cobalamin-binding protein, whose protein sequence is MKIVSICPSNTELAVCLGLADQLVGLDDFSDWPEEIKHLPRLGPDLSIRMDDLEKCEPDLVLASLSVPGMEKNIEELERRNLPYMVFDPQSFEDLNEDLMRLGERTGCLDKAQEKTKVLRSIVKQFEIKSLELSSKPSVYFEWWPKPIFTPGGTNWLTEMSRLAGGENIFSQTEIPSIQTDWEDILTKDPDYFFLVWVGVKESKMKIEHVQKRTRSSELSALRNGRVIMLQEALFCRPSPRLYEGLANLAAILHPDHFKDQISLIRNSSIYSGRKIL, encoded by the coding sequence ATGAAAATTGTTTCGATTTGCCCCAGCAATACCGAGCTTGCCGTCTGCCTGGGATTGGCGGACCAATTAGTAGGACTCGACGATTTTTCGGATTGGCCGGAGGAAATTAAACACCTGCCAAGACTCGGTCCCGATTTGTCGATACGGATGGATGATCTCGAAAAATGCGAGCCCGACTTAGTGCTCGCTTCCCTCAGTGTCCCGGGCATGGAGAAAAATATTGAAGAACTCGAACGGAGAAATCTTCCGTATATGGTATTTGACCCGCAATCCTTTGAAGATTTAAACGAGGATCTGATGAGATTAGGGGAAAGAACTGGCTGCCTTGATAAGGCACAGGAAAAAACGAAGGTGCTCCGCTCGATTGTAAAGCAATTTGAAATTAAGTCACTGGAGCTTTCCTCTAAACCCTCCGTCTATTTTGAGTGGTGGCCAAAGCCGATTTTCACTCCTGGAGGAACAAACTGGCTGACTGAGATGAGCCGTCTTGCGGGCGGAGAAAACATTTTCAGTCAAACAGAAATCCCCAGCATTCAAACGGACTGGGAGGATATTTTAACAAAGGACCCCGATTATTTCTTCCTGGTCTGGGTCGGAGTGAAAGAATCAAAAATGAAAATTGAGCATGTTCAAAAAAGGACTCGGTCATCCGAATTATCAGCTCTGCGCAACGGCAGAGTAATTATGCTGCAGGAAGCGCTTTTTTGCAGGCCATCTCCAAGACTGTATGAAGGACTGGCCAACCTTGCTGCTATCCTGCATCCAGACCATTTTAAGGACCAAATCTCCCTTATTCGGAATTCTTCAATCTATTCAGGAAGGAAAATTCTTTGA